Proteins from one Esox lucius isolate fEsoLuc1 chromosome 19, fEsoLuc1.pri, whole genome shotgun sequence genomic window:
- the LOC105021842 gene encoding neuronal cell adhesion molecule isoform X4: MERMRTRTSAAVFLMLILGYLGNALEVPLDPKVLEGLPQPPTITHQSPKDYIIDPRENIVIHCDAKGKPHPSFSWTRNGTHFDIDQDSKVTMKPRSGTLVVDISGEKAETYEGVYQCTARNEHGTAVSNNIVIRQSRSPLWSKERNPPIVVQEGVSLVLECRPPAGLPPPIIFWMNNNFQRLPQSSRVSQGLNGDLYFSNVLAEDTRKDYICYARFPHTQTIQQKQPITVMVLDLDAFNETVAALYNETDFFSDGSVGERKPTFLIPSGSSSSKMVLRGEVLELECIAEGLPTPEVSWMKMSGEFPASRTSVLQFKKTLRIENVSEADAGDYRCTGHNHLGSVHHTFHVTVRAAPYWISVPRNLVLAPRENGILICRASGIPKPTITWAMNGIPIENSPRDPSRKVEGDTIMFAEVQTGSSAVYQCNVSNEYGYLLANSFVNVLSEAPRVLTPANKVYQVISNSRALLDCYAFGSPVPKITWFKDSRSSTLEGDPYILLANGSLEIHVAQAANSGKYTCVARNSLGISENHVYLEVKEPTRILKQPEYKVVRRSKDVVFECKVKHDPTLIPTMTWLKDGGELPDDERFVVDSDSLTIMEVTEEDAGTYTCIMNTTLDQDSASATLTIVEVTPTPAVVYEYPEPPTDLELTDMKPKSVQLTWIPGDEHNSPIHKFLIQYSDSLHHHGHWHNLTEVPGTKTTAHLKLSPYVHYTFRVLALNAVGFSSPSQPSRMYPTNPAAPDENPDRVEVFGTEHDNLLISWKPLTGLQANGPGLQYLVMWRQKDVEKDWTSVTVANVSKFMVSGMPTFMLYEVKVQAINNYGIGPDPIVFSGYSGEDLPIQPPDNVHALVLNSTLAEVRWEPVPVKTVRGHLQGYRVYYWRERSLHKHNPHHVEQQVLTFSGNRIHGLLPGLQPYSLYWFNVRAFNRKGEGPPCSNQQFETPEGVPGRPSFLRIANTNLDSLTLEWGPPYEQNGRLTGYSLKYQTVNNSNQLGPVEELSLPANETSVTLLNLKYSTRYKFYFSAETGQGSGPALTEEAITVVDEGNTQPSPPIARSPPRPPFHKVHPVAPAFGNVSFSTREDGTLISWEYWGTEKNIYVEYIVENDNSEEEWNREYVNGSQAYVLKGLKEGLSYKVRMVAVGPHDQVVLHQSEELLVMVPAMAARQVDIATQGWFIGLMCAIALLILILLIICFIQRNKGGKYPVKEKEDAHTDPEFQPMKEDDCTFGEYSDNEDHKPLKGSRSPSNGTVRRDNSDDSLVDYGGDGGDGQFNEDGSFIGQYSGKSSTRDIIGGHESSEAPSPVNTSAMNSFV, encoded by the exons TGCCGCAGCCGCCCACCATAACTCACCAGTCGCCTAAAGATTACATCATTGACCCTCGGGAGAACATCGTCATTCACTGCGACGCCAAGGGAAAGCCGCATCCTAG CTTCTCGTGGACCAGGAATGGGACCCACTTCGACATCGACCAGGACTCCAAGGTGACGATGAAACCCCGCTCTGGCACCCTGGTGGTGGACATCAGTGGGGAGAAGGCTGAGACCTACGAGGGGGTCTACCAGTGTACTGCCAGGAACGAACATGGGACTGCGGTGTCCAACAACATCGTCATCAGACAGTCCA GGTCCCCCTTGTGGTCAAAGGAAAGGAATCCACCAATTGTGGTCCAAGAAGGCGTGTCTCTGGTGCTAGAGTGCCGGCCCCCTGCCGGCTTGCCCCCGCCCATCATATTCTGGATGAACAACA ACTTCCAGAGACTGCCTCAGAGCAGCCGTGTTTCCCAGGGCTTGAATGGAGACCTGTACTTCTCCAATGTCCTGGCGGAGGACACCCGGAAAGACTACATCTGTTACGCTCGCttcccccacacacagaccatcCAGCAGAAACAGCCCATCACTGTCATGGTTCTTGACT TGGATGCATTCAATGAGACTGTTGCTGCTTTGTACAATGAAACTGATTTTTTTAGTG ATGGCTCGGTGGGTGAGAGGAAACCCACCTTTCTCATCCCCTCGGGCTCCAGCAGCTCCAAGATGGTGCTCAGAGGCGAGGTCCTGGAGTTGGAGTGCATTGCTGAAGGCCT TCCAACCCCAGAGGTTTCGTGGATGAAGATGAGCGGGGAGTTTCCCGCCTCGCGGACCTCCGTCTTGCAATTCAAGAAGACCCTGCGAATCGAGAACGTGTCGGAGGCGGACGCCGGGGATTACCGTTGCACCGGGCATAACCACCTGGGCTCCGTGCACCACACCTTCCATGTCACCGTCCGAG CGGCCCCATACTGGATCAGTGTCCCCAGGAACCTGGTGCTGGCCCCCAGAGAGAACGGGATCCTGATCTGCCGGGCCAGTGGAATACCCAAACCCACCATCACCTGGGCCATGAACGGAATCCCCATAGAGA ATTCACCAAGGGACCCTAGTCGGAAGGTGGAGGGGGATACCATCATGTTTGCAGAGGTCCAGACTGGATCTAGTGCTGTCTACCAATGCAACGTATCCAATGAATATGGATATCTGCTAGCTAACTCCTTCGTAAACGTTCTTT CTGAAGCACCAAGAGTACTGACCCCGGCCAACAAGGTCTACCAGGTGATCAGCAACAGTCGTGCCTTACTGGACTGCTATGCCTTCGGATCGCCTGTTCCAAAAATCACCTG GTTCAAGGACAGCAGGTCCAGCACCCTGGAAGGGGATCCGTATATTCTGCTAGCGAACGGCAGTCTGGAGATTCATGTGGCCCAGGCCGCCAACAGCGGGAAGTATACCTGTGTTGCGCGCAACTCTCTGGGCATCTCTGAGAATCACGTCTATctggaggtcaaag AGCCCACCCGGATCCTGAAGCAGCCAGAGTACAAGGTGGTGCGTAGGAGCAAGGATGTGGTGTTTGAGTGTAAAGTGAAACACGACCCCACCCTCATCCCCACCATGACCTGGCTCAAAGACGGCGGGGAACTTCCGGATGAtgagag GTTTGTGGTAGACTCTGACAGCCTGACCATAATGGAGGTGACGGAGGAGGATGCGGGGACCTACACCTGCATCATGAACACCACTCTTGACCAGGATTCAGCCAGCGCCACCCTGACCATAGTCG AGGTCACTCCAACTCCAGCCGTTGTCTACG AATATCCAGAACCTCCCACTGACCTGGAGCTGACTGATATGAAGCCTAAGAGTGTCCAACTTACCTGGATTCCTGGAGATGAACACAACAGCCCTATTCACA AGTTTTTGATCCAGTACTCGGACTCCCTCCACCACCATGGCCACTGGCACAACCTGACTGAGGTACCGGGCACCAAGACCACGGCCCACCTCAAGCTGTCCCCTTATGTCCACTACACCTTCAGAGTTCTGGCCCTCAACGCCGTGGGCTTCTCCAGCCCCTCCCAGCCCTCCCGCATGTACCCGACCAACCCTGCAG CTCCAGATGAGAACCCTGATAGAGTGGAAGTCTTCGGGACAGAACATGACAACCTCCTGATCTCATGGAAG CCTCTCACTGGCCTCCAGGCCAATGGTCCCGGGCTGCAGTATCTGGTCATGTGGAGACAGAAGGACGTGGAGAAGGACTGGACCTCAGTGACAGTTGCTAACGTCTCCAAGTTCATGGTATCTGGCATGCCCACCTTCATGCTCTACGAGGTCAAGGTTCAAGCCATCAACAACTACGGGATTGGCCCTGACCCGATAGTGTTCAGTGGGTACTCCGGAGAGGACT TGCCGATCCAGCCGCCAGACAATGTCCATGCCCTGGTGTTGAACAGCACCCTGGCTGAGGTGCGCTGGGAGCCCGTTCCGGTCAAAACAGTCCGGGGGCATCTGCAAGGATACCGG gtGTACTACTGGCGTGAGCGCAGCCTTCACAAGCACAACCCGCACCATGTGGAGCAGCAAGTGCTGACCTTCAGTGGCAACCGGATCCACGGCCTGCTGCCCGGCCTGCAGCCCTACAGCCTCTACTGGTTCAACGTCCGCGCGTTCAACCGCAAGGGAGAGGGGCCCCCCTGCTCTAACCAGCAGTTTGAGACCCCCGAAGGAG TCCCGGGGCGGCCATCTTTCCTGAGAATTGCAAACACTAACCTGGACTCCCTGACTCTGGAGTGGGGTCCGCCCTACGAACAGAACGGACGCCTCACTGGTTACTCCCTGAAATACCAGACAG TCAATAACTCCAACCAGCTGGGTCCGGTGGAGGAGCTGAGCCTGCCGGCCAACGAGACCTCCGTCACGCTGCTAAACCTCAAGTACAGCACACGCTACAAGTTTTATTTCAGTGCTGAAACGGGCCAGGGATCTGGGCCTGCCCTTACTGAGGAAGCAATCACTGTCGTGGATGAAG GGAACACCCAACCCTCTCCTCCCATAGCTCGGTCTCCACCACGCCCCCCGTTCCACAAGG TGCATCCAGTGGCTCCTGCATTTGGGAACGTTAGCTTCTCCACGAGAGAGGACGGAACGCTTATCAGTTGGGAGTACTGGGGAACCGAGAAAAACATTTACGTAGAGTATATAGTAGAGAACGATAACA GCGAAGAAGAGTGGAACAGGGAGTACGTAAATGGCTCTCAGGCCTATGTGCTGAAGGGATTAAAGGAGGGCTTGTCTTATAAGGTGCGCATGGTCGCCGTGGGTCCACACGACCAAGTGGTGCTCCACCAATCAGAGGAGCTTTTGGTGATGGTTCCAG CTATGGCGGCCAGACAGGTGGACATCGCCACTCAGGGCTGGTTCATTGGTCTGATGTGCGCCATCgccctcctcatcctcatcctcctcatcatctGCTTCATCCAGAGGAACAAGGGGGGCAAATACCCAG tgaaagagaaagaagacgCCCACACTGATCCTGAGTTCCAGCCCATGAAAGAGGACGACTGTACCTTCGGGGAATACAG TGACAATGAGGACCATAAACCATTAAAGGGGAGTCGCTCGCCATCTAACGGGACGGTGCGCAGGGACAACAGTGACGACAGTTTAGTTGACTACGGTGGCGATGGCGGCGACGGACAGTTCAACGAGGACGGGTCTTTTATTGGGCAGTATAGCGGGAAAAGCTCCACCAGAGACATCATTGGAGGCCACGAGAGCTCTGAGGCCCCCTCTCCGGTTAATACCTCCGCCATGAACTCCTTCGTGTAG
- the LOC105021842 gene encoding neuronal cell adhesion molecule isoform X7 — MERMRTRTSAAVFLMLILGYLGNALEVPLDPKVLEGLPQPPTITHQSPKDYIIDPRENIVIHCDAKGKPHPSFSWTRNGTHFDIDQDSKVTMKPRSGTLVVDISGEKAETYEGVYQCTARNEHGTAVSNNIVIRQSRSPLWSKERNPPIVVQEGVSLVLECRPPAGLPPPIIFWMNNNFQRLPQSSRVSQGLNGDLYFSNVLAEDTRKDYICYARFPHTQTIQQKQPITVMVLDLDAFNETVAALYNETDFFSDGSVGERKPTFLIPSGSSSSKMVLRGEVLELECIAEGLPTPEVSWMKMSGEFPASRTSVLQFKKTLRIENVSEADAGDYRCTGHNHLGSVHHTFHVTVRAAPYWISVPRNLVLAPRENGILICRASGIPKPTITWAMNGIPIENSPRDPSRKVEGDTIMFAEVQTGSSAVYQCNVSNEYGYLLANSFVNVLSEAPRVLTPANKVYQVISNSRALLDCYAFGSPVPKITWFKDSRSSTLEGDPYILLANGSLEIHVAQAANSGKYTCVARNSLGISENHVYLEVKEPTRILKQPEYKVVRRSKDVVFECKVKHDPTLIPTMTWLKDGGELPDDERFVVDSDSLTIMEVTEEDAGTYTCIMNTTLDQDSASATLTIVEVTPTPAVVYEYPEPPTDLELTDMKPKSVQLTWIPGDEHNSPIHKFLIQYSDSLHHHGHWHNLTEVPGTKTTAHLKLSPYVHYTFRVLALNAVGFSSPSQPSRMYPTNPAAPDENPDRVEVFGTEHDNLLISWKPLTGLQANGPGLQYLVMWRQKDVEKDWTSVTVANVSKFMVSGMPTFMLYEVKVQAINNYGIGPDPIVFSGYSGEDLPIQPPDNVHALVLNSTLAEVRWEPVPVKTVRGHLQGYRVYYWRERSLHKHNPHHVEQQVLTFSGNRIHGLLPGLQPYSLYWFNVRAFNRKGEGPPCSNQQFETPEGVPGRPSFLRIANTNLDSLTLEWGPPYEQNGRLTGYSLKYQTVNNSNQLGPVEELSLPANETSVTLLNLKYSTRYKFYFSAETGQGSGPALTEEAITVVDEVLLHQPAADVAGGVHPVAPAFGNVSFSTREDGTLISWEYWGTEKNIYVEYIVENDNSEEEWNREYVNGSQAYVLKGLKEGLSYKVRMVAVGPHDQVVLHQSEELLVMVPAMAARQVDIATQGWFIGLMCAIALLILILLIICFIQRNKGGKYPVKEKEDAHTDPEFQPMKEDDCTFGEYSDNEDHKPLKGSRSPSNGTVRRDNSDDSLVDYGGDGGDGQFNEDGSFIGQYSGKSSTRDIIGGHESSEAPSPVNTSAMNSFV, encoded by the exons TGCCGCAGCCGCCCACCATAACTCACCAGTCGCCTAAAGATTACATCATTGACCCTCGGGAGAACATCGTCATTCACTGCGACGCCAAGGGAAAGCCGCATCCTAG CTTCTCGTGGACCAGGAATGGGACCCACTTCGACATCGACCAGGACTCCAAGGTGACGATGAAACCCCGCTCTGGCACCCTGGTGGTGGACATCAGTGGGGAGAAGGCTGAGACCTACGAGGGGGTCTACCAGTGTACTGCCAGGAACGAACATGGGACTGCGGTGTCCAACAACATCGTCATCAGACAGTCCA GGTCCCCCTTGTGGTCAAAGGAAAGGAATCCACCAATTGTGGTCCAAGAAGGCGTGTCTCTGGTGCTAGAGTGCCGGCCCCCTGCCGGCTTGCCCCCGCCCATCATATTCTGGATGAACAACA ACTTCCAGAGACTGCCTCAGAGCAGCCGTGTTTCCCAGGGCTTGAATGGAGACCTGTACTTCTCCAATGTCCTGGCGGAGGACACCCGGAAAGACTACATCTGTTACGCTCGCttcccccacacacagaccatcCAGCAGAAACAGCCCATCACTGTCATGGTTCTTGACT TGGATGCATTCAATGAGACTGTTGCTGCTTTGTACAATGAAACTGATTTTTTTAGTG ATGGCTCGGTGGGTGAGAGGAAACCCACCTTTCTCATCCCCTCGGGCTCCAGCAGCTCCAAGATGGTGCTCAGAGGCGAGGTCCTGGAGTTGGAGTGCATTGCTGAAGGCCT TCCAACCCCAGAGGTTTCGTGGATGAAGATGAGCGGGGAGTTTCCCGCCTCGCGGACCTCCGTCTTGCAATTCAAGAAGACCCTGCGAATCGAGAACGTGTCGGAGGCGGACGCCGGGGATTACCGTTGCACCGGGCATAACCACCTGGGCTCCGTGCACCACACCTTCCATGTCACCGTCCGAG CGGCCCCATACTGGATCAGTGTCCCCAGGAACCTGGTGCTGGCCCCCAGAGAGAACGGGATCCTGATCTGCCGGGCCAGTGGAATACCCAAACCCACCATCACCTGGGCCATGAACGGAATCCCCATAGAGA ATTCACCAAGGGACCCTAGTCGGAAGGTGGAGGGGGATACCATCATGTTTGCAGAGGTCCAGACTGGATCTAGTGCTGTCTACCAATGCAACGTATCCAATGAATATGGATATCTGCTAGCTAACTCCTTCGTAAACGTTCTTT CTGAAGCACCAAGAGTACTGACCCCGGCCAACAAGGTCTACCAGGTGATCAGCAACAGTCGTGCCTTACTGGACTGCTATGCCTTCGGATCGCCTGTTCCAAAAATCACCTG GTTCAAGGACAGCAGGTCCAGCACCCTGGAAGGGGATCCGTATATTCTGCTAGCGAACGGCAGTCTGGAGATTCATGTGGCCCAGGCCGCCAACAGCGGGAAGTATACCTGTGTTGCGCGCAACTCTCTGGGCATCTCTGAGAATCACGTCTATctggaggtcaaag AGCCCACCCGGATCCTGAAGCAGCCAGAGTACAAGGTGGTGCGTAGGAGCAAGGATGTGGTGTTTGAGTGTAAAGTGAAACACGACCCCACCCTCATCCCCACCATGACCTGGCTCAAAGACGGCGGGGAACTTCCGGATGAtgagag GTTTGTGGTAGACTCTGACAGCCTGACCATAATGGAGGTGACGGAGGAGGATGCGGGGACCTACACCTGCATCATGAACACCACTCTTGACCAGGATTCAGCCAGCGCCACCCTGACCATAGTCG AGGTCACTCCAACTCCAGCCGTTGTCTACG AATATCCAGAACCTCCCACTGACCTGGAGCTGACTGATATGAAGCCTAAGAGTGTCCAACTTACCTGGATTCCTGGAGATGAACACAACAGCCCTATTCACA AGTTTTTGATCCAGTACTCGGACTCCCTCCACCACCATGGCCACTGGCACAACCTGACTGAGGTACCGGGCACCAAGACCACGGCCCACCTCAAGCTGTCCCCTTATGTCCACTACACCTTCAGAGTTCTGGCCCTCAACGCCGTGGGCTTCTCCAGCCCCTCCCAGCCCTCCCGCATGTACCCGACCAACCCTGCAG CTCCAGATGAGAACCCTGATAGAGTGGAAGTCTTCGGGACAGAACATGACAACCTCCTGATCTCATGGAAG CCTCTCACTGGCCTCCAGGCCAATGGTCCCGGGCTGCAGTATCTGGTCATGTGGAGACAGAAGGACGTGGAGAAGGACTGGACCTCAGTGACAGTTGCTAACGTCTCCAAGTTCATGGTATCTGGCATGCCCACCTTCATGCTCTACGAGGTCAAGGTTCAAGCCATCAACAACTACGGGATTGGCCCTGACCCGATAGTGTTCAGTGGGTACTCCGGAGAGGACT TGCCGATCCAGCCGCCAGACAATGTCCATGCCCTGGTGTTGAACAGCACCCTGGCTGAGGTGCGCTGGGAGCCCGTTCCGGTCAAAACAGTCCGGGGGCATCTGCAAGGATACCGG gtGTACTACTGGCGTGAGCGCAGCCTTCACAAGCACAACCCGCACCATGTGGAGCAGCAAGTGCTGACCTTCAGTGGCAACCGGATCCACGGCCTGCTGCCCGGCCTGCAGCCCTACAGCCTCTACTGGTTCAACGTCCGCGCGTTCAACCGCAAGGGAGAGGGGCCCCCCTGCTCTAACCAGCAGTTTGAGACCCCCGAAGGAG TCCCGGGGCGGCCATCTTTCCTGAGAATTGCAAACACTAACCTGGACTCCCTGACTCTGGAGTGGGGTCCGCCCTACGAACAGAACGGACGCCTCACTGGTTACTCCCTGAAATACCAGACAG TCAATAACTCCAACCAGCTGGGTCCGGTGGAGGAGCTGAGCCTGCCGGCCAACGAGACCTCCGTCACGCTGCTAAACCTCAAGTACAGCACACGCTACAAGTTTTATTTCAGTGCTGAAACGGGCCAGGGATCTGGGCCTGCCCTTACTGAGGAAGCAATCACTGTCGTGGATGAAG TCCTACTGCATCAGCCCGCGGCCGATGTGGCCGGAGGAG TGCATCCAGTGGCTCCTGCATTTGGGAACGTTAGCTTCTCCACGAGAGAGGACGGAACGCTTATCAGTTGGGAGTACTGGGGAACCGAGAAAAACATTTACGTAGAGTATATAGTAGAGAACGATAACA GCGAAGAAGAGTGGAACAGGGAGTACGTAAATGGCTCTCAGGCCTATGTGCTGAAGGGATTAAAGGAGGGCTTGTCTTATAAGGTGCGCATGGTCGCCGTGGGTCCACACGACCAAGTGGTGCTCCACCAATCAGAGGAGCTTTTGGTGATGGTTCCAG CTATGGCGGCCAGACAGGTGGACATCGCCACTCAGGGCTGGTTCATTGGTCTGATGTGCGCCATCgccctcctcatcctcatcctcctcatcatctGCTTCATCCAGAGGAACAAGGGGGGCAAATACCCAG tgaaagagaaagaagacgCCCACACTGATCCTGAGTTCCAGCCCATGAAAGAGGACGACTGTACCTTCGGGGAATACAG TGACAATGAGGACCATAAACCATTAAAGGGGAGTCGCTCGCCATCTAACGGGACGGTGCGCAGGGACAACAGTGACGACAGTTTAGTTGACTACGGTGGCGATGGCGGCGACGGACAGTTCAACGAGGACGGGTCTTTTATTGGGCAGTATAGCGGGAAAAGCTCCACCAGAGACATCATTGGAGGCCACGAGAGCTCTGAGGCCCCCTCTCCGGTTAATACCTCCGCCATGAACTCCTTCGTGTAG